The Paracoccus sediminicola genome has a segment encoding these proteins:
- a CDS encoding TRAP transporter small permease: MRGIMLKMADITGWIARVGLWVAGIGLVLMTAFVFAQVFYRYIIGFSLFWAEPASVMLMGWFIFLGAAVGVKEGYHLSFDVGLMVMPESWRPWFHSFSDLVVTAFGFGMSFFGWQLAAKAASGVIPGLNISRIWDFAPLIGGGVLLVLFSVERILRRAAGLKTSRFGDMDDAADGEVDGHAEGPAAQDILEDTTRGGGR; the protein is encoded by the coding sequence ATGCGCGGCATCATGCTGAAAATGGCCGATATCACCGGCTGGATCGCGCGAGTGGGATTGTGGGTCGCCGGGATCGGGCTTGTTCTGATGACGGCCTTCGTCTTTGCGCAGGTCTTCTATCGCTACATCATCGGTTTCAGCCTGTTCTGGGCAGAGCCGGCCAGCGTGATGCTGATGGGCTGGTTCATTTTTCTGGGCGCGGCGGTCGGCGTGAAGGAGGGCTATCATTTGTCCTTCGATGTGGGGCTGATGGTGATGCCGGAAAGCTGGCGTCCGTGGTTTCACAGCTTCTCGGATCTGGTGGTCACGGCATTCGGCTTCGGGATGAGCTTTTTCGGCTGGCAGCTTGCGGCGAAGGCGGCAAGCGGGGTGATCCCAGGGCTCAACATATCGCGGATCTGGGATTTCGCGCCCCTGATCGGCGGGGGCGTCCTGCTGGTGCTGTTCTCCGTCGAGCGCATCCTGCGCCGTGCAGCCGGTCTGAAAACCTCGCGTTTCGGGGACATGGACGACGCCGCCGATGGCGAGGTGGACGGCCATGCGGAAGGTCCCGCGGCACAGGATATCCTGGAAGACACGACACGCGGCGGAGGGCGCTGA
- a CDS encoding TRAP transporter substrate-binding protein, with translation MKLLNTTLAGLMVSAAMVSAAAAQECETTLRSSDTHPEGYPTVEAVKAMAEEVKEKTDGRICIEVFPSSQLGEEKDTIEQTQFGVIDMVRATLGTFNDIVPETQLFSLPYLFRDQQHMYNVVDGPIGDELADAIAEHDLITLAYYDAGSRSFYNSQKPIESIDDLEGMKFRVMQNDVFVDMMDALGANATPMPYGEVYSAIQTGVIDGAENNYPSYDSSGHSEVAKYFTLDQHLMVPEIVAMSKSTWDGLSAEDQEIIRAAAENSETVERELWAEQEAASKEAVIAGGSEIVESIDKTPFIEAMAPVYEKYATTPEAKELIERIQATE, from the coding sequence ATGAAGCTTCTCAACACCACACTCGCAGGGCTGATGGTCTCTGCCGCGATGGTCTCTGCTGCGGCGGCGCAAGAATGCGAAACCACGCTGCGGTCATCCGACACGCATCCCGAAGGCTACCCAACCGTCGAGGCGGTGAAAGCGATGGCCGAAGAGGTCAAGGAAAAGACCGACGGGCGCATCTGCATCGAAGTGTTCCCCTCGTCGCAGCTTGGTGAGGAAAAGGACACGATCGAGCAGACCCAGTTCGGGGTGATTGACATGGTCCGTGCGACGCTCGGCACCTTCAACGACATCGTACCGGAAACGCAGCTCTTCTCGCTGCCCTATCTGTTCCGCGATCAGCAGCATATGTATAACGTCGTTGACGGTCCGATCGGCGACGAGCTGGCCGACGCCATTGCCGAACACGACCTGATCACGCTGGCTTATTATGACGCCGGTTCGCGCAGCTTCTACAACTCGCAGAAGCCGATCGAGTCGATTGACGATCTGGAAGGCATGAAGTTCCGTGTCATGCAGAACGATGTTTTCGTCGACATGATGGATGCGCTTGGCGCCAACGCGACTCCGATGCCCTATGGCGAGGTCTATTCGGCGATCCAGACCGGCGTCATCGACGGGGCCGAGAACAACTATCCCAGCTATGACAGCTCGGGGCATTCCGAGGTTGCCAAGTATTTCACGCTTGATCAGCACCTGATGGTCCCCGAAATCGTAGCCATGTCGAAATCGACCTGGGATGGCCTGTCAGCCGAGGATCAGGAGATCATTCGCGCCGCAGCCGAGAACTCGGAAACCGTCGAGCGTGAATTATGGGCCGAGCAGGAGGCGGCGTCGAAAGAGGCTGTCATTGCAGGTGGTTCGGAGATCGTCGAGAGCATCGACAAGACCCCGTTCATCGAAGCCATGGCGCCGGTCTATGAGAAATATGCGACCACGCCCGAGGCGAAGGAGCTGATCGAGCGGATCCAGGCCACCGAATAG
- the uxaC gene encoding glucuronate isomerase: protein MALLNDDRLFPADIAGRTLARALYDEVRDLPIISPHGHTDPRWYAEDAAFADPAQLMVTPDHYVFRMLVSQGVKMTDLGVPRADGGSTETDGRKIWRLFASNYHLFRGTPSRLWLDHSFQNVFGIDRHLSAETADWYYDHIADCLSKPEFRPRALFERFNIEAISTTEPATDDLRWHRMIRDSDWDGRVITAYRPDGVIDPEMAGFAENIALMGEQTGFDTTKWAGYLDAHRARRAYFKEFGATSSDHGHSSARTENLPQADAEALFDKALKGACTEEEADAFRGHMLTEMARMSLDDGLVLQIHPGSRRNHNIGVLARHGRDKGFDIPGRTDYVAALSPLLNAVGMEPDLTVILFTLDETSYSRELAPLAGAWPCLRLGPAWWFHDSAEGMRRFREMTTETAGFYNTVGFNDDTRAFCSIPARHDVARRVDCAYLATLVVTGRLAENEAHELAHELTYGLAKRAYKL from the coding sequence ATGGCGCTTCTGAATGACGACCGATTGTTTCCGGCGGATATAGCGGGCCGCACATTGGCGCGCGCCCTCTATGACGAAGTACGGGATCTTCCGATCATCAGCCCTCACGGACATACCGACCCTCGCTGGTATGCCGAAGACGCCGCATTCGCCGATCCGGCGCAGCTTATGGTTACCCCCGACCATTATGTGTTCCGCATGCTGGTATCGCAGGGCGTGAAAATGACTGATCTTGGTGTGCCACGCGCCGATGGCGGCTCGACCGAAACCGACGGGCGGAAGATCTGGCGTCTGTTTGCCAGCAATTACCACCTGTTCCGCGGCACGCCTTCGCGGCTCTGGCTGGATCACAGCTTTCAGAACGTATTCGGCATAGACAGGCATTTATCGGCAGAGACCGCTGACTGGTATTACGACCATATCGCCGATTGCCTGAGCAAACCTGAGTTCCGCCCCCGCGCCCTGTTCGAGCGCTTCAATATCGAGGCGATTTCCACGACCGAACCGGCAACGGACGATCTTCGCTGGCACCGGATGATACGTGACTCCGACTGGGACGGGCGCGTCATCACCGCATATCGTCCGGATGGCGTCATTGACCCTGAAATGGCCGGTTTCGCGGAAAATATTGCCCTGATGGGCGAACAGACCGGTTTCGACACCACAAAATGGGCAGGCTATCTTGATGCGCATCGCGCCCGCCGCGCTTATTTCAAGGAGTTCGGTGCAACCTCCTCCGATCACGGTCACAGCAGCGCCCGCACAGAGAATCTGCCGCAGGCCGACGCAGAGGCGCTGTTCGATAAGGCCCTGAAAGGCGCTTGCACAGAAGAAGAGGCCGACGCGTTCCGAGGCCACATGCTGACCGAAATGGCCCGAATGAGCCTTGATGACGGGTTGGTCCTTCAGATTCATCCGGGATCGCGCCGAAACCATAATATCGGCGTTCTGGCGCGTCATGGCCGTGACAAGGGCTTCGATATTCCGGGGCGGACAGATTATGTCGCCGCGCTTTCGCCCCTGCTGAACGCCGTCGGAATGGAGCCCGACCTGACGGTCATCTTGTTCACACTTGATGAAACATCTTATTCCCGCGAGCTTGCACCGCTGGCGGGTGCCTGGCCTTGTCTGCGGCTTGGCCCGGCATGGTGGTTCCATGACAGCGCCGAAGGCATGCGCCGTTTCCGTGAAATGACCACTGAAACGGCCGGCTTCTATAACACCGTCGGCTTCAACGACGATACACGTGCATTCTGTTCTATTCCCGCGCGGCATGACGTCGCCCGGCGTGTAGACTGCGCCTATCTGGCAACATTGGTTGTCACAGGTCGTCTGGCCGAAAATGAGGCGCATGAACTGGCCCATGAGCTGACCTACGGGCTGGCGAAGCGGGCCTATAAACTCTGA
- a CDS encoding GntR family transcriptional regulator, translating to MTDQVYDVLYEQVINLTLRPGAKLSEAEVAARMGVSRQPVRDAFFRLSRQGFIQIRPQRATTVTPISEEAIRQAHFIRLALETACLQKAALCLNTEQHDALDQLISRQQTALEGGNRDGFHKLDEQFHHDICAYAGLDFVWTLVRDNKGHMDRARYTSLSYNAWNAMTEHRDILRALRERDPDAAVIAIKRHLDRIDDTLEKLREEQPEILGR from the coding sequence GTGACCGATCAGGTTTATGATGTTCTATATGAGCAGGTGATTAATCTGACCCTGCGTCCGGGCGCCAAGCTTTCAGAGGCCGAGGTTGCGGCCCGGATGGGCGTCTCCCGCCAACCGGTGCGTGATGCGTTTTTCAGGTTGTCGCGGCAGGGCTTCATACAGATCCGGCCTCAGCGTGCCACGACGGTCACGCCGATTTCCGAGGAGGCGATCCGTCAGGCCCATTTCATACGCCTTGCTCTGGAAACTGCGTGCCTTCAGAAGGCTGCCCTGTGTCTGAATACCGAGCAGCATGATGCTTTGGATCAGTTAATCTCACGCCAGCAGACCGCTCTGGAAGGCGGCAATCGTGACGGTTTCCACAAGCTGGATGAACAGTTTCATCACGATATTTGTGCCTATGCAGGGTTGGATTTCGTCTGGACACTTGTCCGTGACAACAAGGGGCATATGGACCGCGCGCGCTACACGTCGCTTTCCTATAATGCCTGGAACGCGATGACGGAGCATCGCGACATCCTTCGTGCGCTGCGCGAACGTGACCCCGACGCAGCTGTCATCGCGATCAAGCGGCATCTCGACCGTATCGACGATACGCTGGAGAAGTTGCGCGAAGAGCAGCCCGAAATTCTTGGCCGATAA
- a CDS encoding TonB-dependent receptor, protein MKGGELEASYLRGDWQFGAAISVVDGVDQDDQILNSLPNDRAVLSTSWHASESWKIGARSILSKGRDKPDGSRRVGYGVHDIYAIWAPAGGALEGIRVNLGVDNLTGRDYTPATYQTGPAPGRNYKILLSRHF, encoded by the coding sequence ATGAAGGGCGGAGAACTCGAGGCGAGCTATCTGCGCGGAGACTGGCAATTCGGTGCTGCCATATCAGTGGTGGACGGGGTGGATCAGGATGATCAGATCCTCAACAGCTTGCCCAATGACCGCGCCGTGTTGTCGACAAGCTGGCACGCCTCCGAGAGCTGGAAGATCGGCGCTCGCAGCATTCTGTCAAAGGGTCGCGACAAGCCCGACGGCTCGCGCCGGGTCGGCTATGGCGTCCATGACATCTACGCGATCTGGGCACCGGCGGGCGGCGCGCTTGAAGGGATACGGGTCAATTTGGGCGTGGATAACTTAACCGGCCGCGACTATACCCCGGCCACCTATCAGACCGGCCCGGCGCCTGGCCGAAACTATAAAATCCTGCTGAGCCGGCATTTCTGA
- a CDS encoding YeiH family protein, with protein MLKSLPARADLSSYLPGFAVAVLVAVTAQFLSDHYGAPAMLLALLLGLSLNFLAEDGTRTEPGIAFTARTVLRLGVALLGARISVDMLADLGGPAILLVILGVVFTILFALLASRFVGRAWRFALLTGGSVAICGASAAMAIASVLPKHEKSERDLVFTVLSVTVLSTVAMVVYPMLSQLFGFSARDSGVFLGGTIHDVAQVVGAGFSVGIETGETATLVKLIRVSMLAPVVLVFSLAIRAKGLADTDAGGSSPPLLPGFVVGFLILAAVNSLGLIPATVADLAGSLSRWALLISIAAVGIKTSLKKMFEVGGGAIALIVAETIFLGVFVVGGIHFFTG; from the coding sequence ATGCTGAAATCCCTTCCTGCGCGCGCCGATCTGAGCTCTTACCTTCCCGGCTTCGCGGTGGCGGTGCTGGTGGCGGTGACGGCGCAGTTCCTGTCGGACCACTATGGTGCGCCGGCAATGCTGCTGGCGCTTCTGCTGGGCCTGTCGCTGAACTTCCTGGCCGAGGACGGCACCCGGACCGAGCCCGGCATCGCCTTCACCGCTCGCACCGTGCTGCGGCTGGGTGTGGCGCTGCTGGGGGCGCGGATCAGCGTCGACATGCTGGCTGACCTGGGCGGCCCGGCGATTCTGCTGGTGATCCTCGGCGTCGTGTTCACCATCCTGTTCGCCCTGCTGGCCAGCCGTTTCGTCGGACGGGCCTGGCGCTTTGCGCTGCTGACCGGCGGCTCCGTGGCGATCTGCGGGGCCTCGGCGGCGATGGCAATTGCCTCGGTGCTGCCCAAACACGAAAAATCCGAGCGCGACCTCGTCTTCACCGTGCTGTCGGTGACGGTGCTGTCGACGGTGGCGATGGTGGTCTATCCGATGCTGTCGCAGCTCTTCGGCTTCTCGGCGCGGGATTCGGGCGTGTTCCTGGGCGGCACCATCCATGACGTGGCGCAGGTCGTCGGGGCGGGGTTCTCGGTCGGCATCGAGACCGGCGAGACGGCGACGCTGGTCAAGCTGATCCGGGTCTCGATGCTGGCCCCGGTGGTGCTGGTCTTCTCGCTGGCGATCCGCGCGAAGGGTCTGGCCGACACCGATGCGGGCGGCTCGTCCCCGCCCTTGCTGCCGGGCTTCGTGGTGGGTTTCCTGATCCTGGCCGCGGTGAACTCGCTGGGGCTGATCCCGGCGACGGTGGCCGATCTGGCCGGGAGCCTGTCCCGCTGGGCGCTGCTGATCTCGATCGCCGCCGTCGGCATCAAGACCTCGCTCAAGAAGATGTTCGAGGTCGGCGGCGGTGCCATTGCGCTCATCGTTGCCGAAACCATCTTCCTCGGCGTCTTCGTCGTCGGGGGCATCCATTTCTTCACAGGCTGA
- the iolB gene encoding 5-deoxy-glucuronate isomerase yields MSHLLRKPFGSRGEVHRITPDNAGWRYVGFSLYRLRAGDRAAEKTGEREVILVMVEGRARFHAAGQDWGELGDRMDVFEKSPPHSLYVPNGQQWQAEATTDCVIAVCSAPGKGGHEARRIGPDGITLTERGKGTNTRHINNIAMEDQDHADSLLVTEVFTPAGHWSSYPSHRHDEDDFPRITYLEETYYHRLNPSNGWAIQRVYTDDGALDETMAVKDGDVVCVPRGHHPCGAPYGFEMYYLNVMAGPRRNWRFVPAPEVEWIMNQ; encoded by the coding sequence ATGAGCCATCTTCTTCGCAAACCCTTCGGCAGCCGCGGCGAGGTGCATCGTATCACCCCTGACAACGCCGGCTGGCGCTATGTCGGCTTCTCGCTCTACCGCCTTCGCGCAGGCGACCGGGCGGCGGAGAAAACCGGCGAACGCGAGGTGATTCTGGTCATGGTCGAGGGCCGCGCGCGCTTCCACGCCGCCGGGCAGGACTGGGGCGAATTGGGCGACCGGATGGATGTCTTCGAAAAGAGCCCGCCGCATTCCCTCTACGTGCCGAATGGCCAGCAATGGCAGGCTGAAGCGACCACCGATTGCGTGATCGCTGTCTGCTCCGCACCGGGGAAGGGTGGTCATGAGGCGCGTCGGATCGGCCCGGACGGCATCACCCTGACCGAGCGCGGAAAGGGCACGAATACCCGCCATATCAACAATATTGCGATGGAGGATCAGGACCATGCCGACAGCCTGCTGGTGACCGAAGTCTTCACACCCGCCGGCCACTGGTCGAGCTATCCCAGCCACCGCCACGATGAGGACGATTTCCCCCGCATTACCTATCTGGAGGAAACCTATTACCACCGGCTCAACCCCAGCAATGGCTGGGCGATCCAGCGCGTTTACACCGATGACGGCGCGCTGGACGAGACCATGGCAGTGAAGGATGGCGATGTCGTCTGCGTCCCCCGAGGCCATCACCCCTGCGGAGCCCCCTATGGCTTCGAAATGTATTACCTTAATGTCATGGCGGGACCCCGCCGCAACTGGCGCTTCGTTCCCGCACCGGAGGTCGAATGGATCATGAACCAGTAG
- the iolE gene encoding myo-inosose-2 dehydratase, whose amino-acid sequence MIRYGTNPIAWSNDDDQSIGAHLSLKDCLSDCREIGFDGIEKGHKMPSDGDELKAALGAYGLGFIGGWHSSNILATGSTPEVERAAMDAHIAMSKAAGSDLIIICECSNSVHGNDQVAANDRPILTDDEWDRLMTGINDLAAHASAQGMRFCYHHHVGSCVESADDIDRFMAAAEPDVYLLLDTGHASFGGADPEDLARRYIDRVGHIHCKNIRQPVMEAVRAEGLSFIEGVRRGAFTVPGDPEGCVDFAPILRIAAEAGYDGWLVIEAEQDPELRDPRHYQSMGHDALRRMAVEAGLDRDEAA is encoded by the coding sequence ATGATCCGCTACGGCACCAATCCCATCGCCTGGTCGAATGACGACGACCAGAGCATCGGCGCGCATCTCTCGCTAAAGGACTGCCTGTCGGATTGCCGCGAGATCGGCTTTGACGGCATCGAAAAGGGCCACAAGATGCCCTCGGATGGCGATGAGCTGAAAGCGGCCCTCGGCGCTTACGGGCTGGGCTTCATCGGCGGCTGGCATTCGTCGAATATCCTGGCCACCGGCTCGACGCCGGAGGTCGAGCGCGCGGCGATGGATGCCCATATCGCCATGTCCAAGGCTGCGGGAAGCGATCTCATCATCATCTGCGAATGCTCGAATTCGGTGCATGGCAACGATCAGGTGGCGGCCAATGACCGCCCGATCCTGACCGATGACGAATGGGACCGGCTGATGACCGGCATCAATGATCTGGCCGCTCATGCCAGCGCGCAGGGGATGCGCTTCTGCTATCATCATCATGTCGGCTCTTGCGTCGAGAGCGCCGACGATATCGACCGTTTCATGGCGGCTGCCGAGCCGGATGTGTATCTGCTGCTCGACACCGGCCATGCAAGCTTCGGCGGCGCCGACCCTGAGGATTTGGCGCGCAGATATATCGACCGTGTCGGCCATATACACTGCAAGAATATACGGCAGCCGGTGATGGAGGCGGTCCGCGCCGAGGGGCTCTCCTTCATCGAGGGTGTCCGCCGCGGCGCCTTCACCGTGCCAGGCGATCCCGAGGGCTGCGTGGATTTCGCGCCGATCCTGCGCATCGCGGCAGAGGCCGGTTACGATGGCTGGCTGGTGATCGAGGCCGAACAGGATCCCGAACTCCGCGACCCGCGGCACTACCAGTCGATGGGCCATGACGCGCTGCGCCGCATGGCGGTGGAAGCGGGGCTGGACCGCGATGAGGCGGCATAA
- the iolD gene encoding 3D-(3,5/4)-trihydroxycyclohexane-1,2-dione acylhydrolase (decyclizing) → MTTIRLTAAQAMTRWLSVQMTDEGARFIEGVWAIFGHGNVAGIGEALHGIGEALPTWRGQNEQSMAHAAIAYAKGKARRRAQAVTTSIGPGATNVVTAAALAHVNRLPLLIIAGDVFANRRPDPVLQQVEAFDDGTISANDCFRPVTRYFDRITRPEHLLTALPRAMAVMTDPANCGPVCLSFCQDVQAEGYDWPVAFFEPRVWRIRRPAPDPAELEDVAELIRTAKAPVIVAGGGVIYAQAEDALAEFASRHNIPVIETQAGKSALPQSHAMNYGAAGVDGAAAANEMAAQADLVIGIGTRLQDFTTGSRTLFGEAKLTSINIQPYDAAKHGAVGLVADARVALEALTDALGDYRADAARPQSRADWLRAVDAHCAAPSDTNALPTDAQVIGAVQRATGEDAIAMCAAGTMPGALKLLWQASRHGYHMEYGYSCMGYEIAGAMGLKLARPDREVICFVGDGSYMMMNSELATAVMRRVPFTVVLTDNRGYGCINRLQQGTGGVPFNNLYAHSNIEAQPQIDFVAHAASMGAHAVKAENIAELEIEIAQARTRDIPTVIVIDTTAEPGPGDGLDGAGHWWDVAVPEVGDTEKLKAAYADYLKNAAQQRLVN, encoded by the coding sequence ATGACCACGATCAGACTGACCGCCGCACAGGCCATGACCCGCTGGCTTTCCGTGCAGATGACCGATGAGGGCGCGCGCTTTATCGAAGGCGTCTGGGCGATCTTCGGTCATGGCAATGTCGCGGGTATCGGCGAGGCGCTGCACGGGATCGGCGAGGCGTTGCCGACATGGCGCGGACAGAACGAGCAGTCGATGGCCCATGCCGCGATCGCCTATGCCAAGGGAAAGGCGCGCAGGCGGGCGCAGGCGGTGACGACCTCGATCGGGCCGGGGGCCACGAATGTGGTGACGGCGGCGGCGCTGGCGCATGTGAACCGGCTGCCCTTGCTGATCATCGCGGGCGATGTCTTCGCCAACCGCCGCCCCGATCCGGTGCTGCAACAGGTCGAGGCTTTCGACGATGGCACGATCAGCGCCAATGACTGTTTCCGCCCCGTGACGCGCTATTTCGACCGCATCACCCGGCCCGAGCACCTGCTGACCGCACTTCCCCGCGCCATGGCCGTGATGACCGACCCGGCGAATTGCGGGCCGGTCTGCCTGTCCTTCTGTCAGGATGTGCAGGCGGAAGGCTATGACTGGCCGGTCGCGTTCTTCGAACCGCGTGTCTGGCGGATCCGCCGCCCCGCCCCCGATCCGGCGGAACTGGAGGACGTCGCGGAACTGATCCGCACCGCCAAGGCTCCGGTGATCGTGGCCGGTGGGGGCGTGATCTATGCGCAGGCCGAGGATGCGCTGGCCGAATTCGCCAGCCGCCACAATATTCCGGTGATCGAGACGCAGGCGGGCAAATCCGCCCTGCCGCAATCCCATGCGATGAATTATGGCGCGGCCGGCGTCGATGGCGCGGCCGCAGCCAATGAGATGGCGGCGCAGGCCGATCTGGTGATCGGCATCGGCACGCGGCTGCAGGATTTCACCACCGGCTCGCGGACGCTGTTCGGAGAGGCGAAGCTGACCAGCATCAATATCCAGCCCTATGACGCGGCCAAGCATGGCGCGGTGGGCCTTGTGGCGGATGCGAGGGTCGCGCTTGAGGCGCTGACGGATGCCTTGGGCGATTACCGCGCCGATGCCGCCCGGCCGCAATCGCGCGCCGACTGGCTGAGGGCGGTCGATGCGCATTGTGCGGCGCCTTCGGATACCAACGCGCTGCCGACCGATGCGCAGGTGATCGGCGCGGTGCAGCGCGCCACCGGCGAGGACGCCATCGCCATGTGCGCCGCCGGCACCATGCCCGGCGCGCTGAAGCTGCTGTGGCAGGCCAGCCGCCACGGCTATCACATGGAATACGGCTATAGCTGCATGGGCTATGAAATCGCGGGCGCGATGGGGCTGAAACTGGCCCGACCGGATCGCGAGGTGATCTGCTTCGTCGGCGACGGCAGCTATATGATGATGAACAGCGAACTGGCCACGGCGGTGATGCGTCGCGTGCCCTTTACCGTCGTGCTGACCGATAATCGCGGCTATGGCTGCATCAACCGCCTGCAGCAGGGCACTGGCGGTGTTCCGTTCAACAATCTCTATGCCCACAGCAATATCGAGGCGCAGCCGCAGATCGACTTTGTCGCCCATGCCGCCAGTATGGGCGCCCATGCGGTGAAGGCCGAGAACATCGCCGAACTCGAAATCGAAATCGCGCAGGCCCGGACACGTGATATCCCGACCGTGATCGTCATCGACACCACCGCCGAGCCCGGACCCGGCGACGGGCTGGACGGCGCGGGGCATTGGTGGGACGTTGCCGTGCCAGAGGTTGGTGATACGGAAAAACTGAAAGCGGCCTACGCCGATTATCTGAAGAACGCCGCGCAACAGCGGCTCGTGAATTGA
- a CDS encoding bifunctional 5-dehydro-2-deoxygluconokinase/5-dehydro-2-deoxyphosphogluconate aldolase yields MKPLDLITIGRSSVDLYGDQIGGRLEDMGSFSKYIGGSPTNIACGTARLGLKSAVITGVGDEHMGRFIREQLLREGVDVRGVKTDPERLTALVLLGIRDEDSFPLIFYRENCADMGLTEEDIDESFIAEARAVLATGTHLSHPRTRAAVIRALELARKHGAKTALDIDYRPNLWGVAGHGEGESRFVESEKVTAELQSTLHYFDLIVGTEEEFHIAGGSTDTIAALRAVRQVSGATLVCKRGAAGAVAFEGAIPDSLDDGQTGPGFPIEVFNVLGAGDGFFSGLMKGWLDGEDWPRALEYANACGAFAVSRHGCTPAYPSLTELEFFLRRGVQRPDLRNDAELEQVHRATNRANPGAGDWSTMRVFAFDHRGQLEEMPGYTPEKGGAFKQLCLQAALQVADGQPGYGILCDNRIGRAALHAASGSGLWIGRPAEWPGSRPLRLEPELGPDCGGLQEWARENVVKVLCFCHPDDDAALRAEQEATMARLYAAARRNGLEFLLEVIPSKVGPVDDQTTAKLIRQFYAAGIYPDWWKLEPMTTRAGWQNAIAAIEDHDRHTRGIVVLGLDASKEKLAASFDIAAGFDLVRGFAVGRTIFADAARAWIQGEMGDDEAVRQMADRYAALCAIWDKARATAKEAA; encoded by the coding sequence ATGAAACCGCTTGACCTGATCACGATTGGCCGCAGCAGCGTCGACCTTTACGGCGACCAGATCGGCGGCCGCCTGGAGGATATGGGGTCTTTCAGCAAGTATATCGGCGGGTCTCCGACGAATATCGCCTGCGGAACGGCGCGGCTCGGTCTCAAATCCGCCGTCATCACAGGTGTCGGCGACGAACATATGGGGCGCTTCATCCGCGAGCAGTTGCTGCGCGAAGGCGTCGATGTGCGCGGCGTCAAGACAGATCCCGAGCGGCTGACCGCGCTGGTTCTGCTGGGCATTCGCGATGAGGACAGCTTTCCGCTGATCTTCTATCGCGAGAACTGCGCCGATATGGGGCTGACCGAGGAGGATATCGACGAAAGCTTCATCGCCGAGGCGCGCGCCGTGCTGGCCACCGGCACGCATCTTTCGCATCCGCGGACGCGGGCGGCGGTGATCCGGGCGCTGGAACTGGCGCGCAAGCACGGGGCGAAGACGGCGCTTGATATCGACTATCGCCCGAATCTCTGGGGCGTGGCCGGGCATGGCGAGGGCGAAAGCCGCTTTGTCGAAAGCGAAAAGGTGACGGCGGAACTGCAATCGACTCTGCATTATTTCGACCTGATCGTCGGCACCGAAGAGGAATTCCACATCGCCGGCGGCTCGACCGACACCATCGCGGCGCTCCGGGCGGTGCGGCAGGTTTCGGGTGCCACGCTGGTCTGCAAGCGCGGGGCTGCCGGGGCGGTGGCCTTTGAAGGCGCGATCCCCGACAGTCTGGACGACGGCCAGACCGGTCCGGGCTTCCCCATCGAGGTGTTCAATGTGCTCGGCGCGGGGGACGGGTTCTTTTCCGGGCTGATGAAGGGCTGGCTGGATGGCGAGGACTGGCCGCGCGCGCTGGAATATGCGAATGCCTGCGGGGCCTTCGCCGTCAGCCGCCATGGCTGCACCCCGGCCTATCCCAGCCTGACCGAGCTGGAATTCTTCCTGAGGCGCGGCGTGCAACGCCCCGATCTGCGCAACGATGCCGAACTGGAACAGGTGCATCGGGCCACCAACCGCGCCAATCCCGGCGCGGGAGACTGGTCGACAATGCGCGTCTTCGCCTTCGACCATCGCGGCCAGCTGGAGGAGATGCCGGGATATACGCCCGAGAAGGGCGGCGCGTTCAAGCAGCTGTGCCTGCAAGCCGCGCTTCAGGTGGCGGATGGTCAGCCGGGGTATGGCATATTATGCGACAACCGCATCGGGCGTGCGGCGCTGCATGCGGCCTCAGGCTCGGGGCTGTGGATCGGGCGGCCTGCGGAATGGCCGGGCTCGCGGCCGCTGAGGCTGGAACCCGAGCTTGGCCCCGATTGCGGCGGCCTGCAGGAATGGGCGCGCGAGAATGTGGTGAAGGTGCTGTGCTTCTGCCATCCCGATGACGATGCCGCGTTGCGCGCCGAGCAAGAGGCGACGATGGCCCGGCTTTACGCAGCGGCGCGGCGCAACGGGCTGGAATTTCTGCTGGAGGTGATCCCGTCCAAGGTCGGGCCAGTGGACGACCAGACTACGGCCAAGCTGATCCGGCAATTCTATGCCGCCGGGATTTATCCTGACTGGTGGAAGCTGGAGCCGATGACGACCCGCGCAGGCTGGCAGAACGCCATCGCCGCCATAGAGGACCACGACCGCCATACGCGCGGCATCGTGGTGCTGGGCCTCGACGCGTCCAAGGAAAAGCTCGCGGCCAGCTTCGACATCGCGGCGGGCTTCGATCTGGTGCGCGGCTTCGCCGTGGGCCGCACGATCTTTGCCGATGCGGCGCGCGCATGGATACAGGGCGAGATGGGCGACGATGAGGCAGTCAGGCAGATGGCTGACCGCTATGCCGCGCTCTGCGCAATCTGGGACAAGGCGCGGGCGACCGCGAAGGAGGCCGCATGA